The following proteins are co-located in the Cetobacterium sp. NK01 genome:
- a CDS encoding YhfX family PLP-dependent enzyme: protein MFLDIVQEKNPQLIKAAIKLHQRGEILPDTYILDVDAILENGKALCKKAEENGIKLYAMTKQFGRVPYLAKKLVEIGFAGIVTVDFKEALVMMDNGVKLGNVGHLVQIPTALVDKVIRHNPEIITVYSLEKIKEIDEAAKRYGKVQDIMLRVLERDSKIYSGQSGGFYLDEIEAVAKEVLKLENVKLNGLTSFPCFLYNCDKNIIEGTKNIETIKKAEKILKEMGIFVKQLNMPSATSLENMESIKKYGGTHGEPGHALTGTTPFNSKNLHGEIPAILYVSEISHNLDYKSYCYGGGHYRRSGMSSVLVGKDIKDMKRCSVEAPTMESIDYYFEISGNNPVGQTVVGAFRTQIFVTRSNVALVEGIKNEEPQIIGIYDSLGREI from the coding sequence ATGTTTTTAGATATTGTACAGGAAAAAAATCCTCAATTAATAAAAGCAGCAATAAAACTTCATCAAAGAGGAGAGATATTACCAGATACATATATTTTAGATGTAGATGCTATTTTAGAAAATGGAAAGGCTCTTTGTAAAAAAGCTGAAGAGAATGGTATTAAACTTTATGCAATGACAAAACAATTTGGAAGAGTACCATATTTAGCAAAAAAATTAGTGGAGATAGGATTTGCTGGAATTGTAACTGTTGATTTTAAAGAGGCTTTAGTTATGATGGACAACGGTGTGAAACTGGGAAACGTAGGTCATCTAGTTCAAATTCCAACAGCTCTTGTAGATAAAGTAATAAGACACAATCCTGAAATTATAACTGTTTACTCTTTAGAAAAAATAAAAGAGATTGATGAAGCTGCAAAAAGATATGGAAAAGTCCAAGATATAATGCTAAGAGTTTTAGAAAGAGATAGTAAAATTTATTCAGGTCAAAGTGGTGGCTTTTATTTAGATGAGATAGAGGCAGTTGCTAAAGAGGTTTTAAAATTAGAAAATGTAAAACTAAATGGACTTACATCTTTTCCATGCTTTTTATATAATTGTGACAAAAATATAATAGAGGGAACTAAAAATATTGAAACTATAAAAAAGGCTGAAAAAATATTAAAAGAGATGGGAATATTTGTAAAACAATTAAATATGCCTTCAGCTACATCTTTAGAAAATATGGAAAGTATAAAAAAATATGGTGGAACACATGGTGAACCTGGACATGCTTTAACAGGAACAACACCTTTTAATAGCAAAAATTTACATGGAGAGATTCCAGCAATTTTATATGTTTCTGAAATATCTCATAATTTAGATTATAAATCTTACTGCTATGGAGGTGGACATTATAGAAGATCTGGAATGAGCAGCGTTTTAGTTGGTAAAGATATTAAAGATATGAAAAGGTGTTCAGTAGAAGCTCCAACAATGGAGAGTATAGATTATTATTTTGAAATATCAGGAAATAATCCAGTTGGACAAACAGTTGTAGGAGCTTTTAGAACTCAGATATTTGTTACAAGAAGTAATGTGGCACTAGTTGAAGGGATTAAAAATGAAGAACCTCAAATTATAGGTATTTATGACAGTTTAGGAAGAGAGATATAA
- a CDS encoding phosphopentomutase yields MKRFVVLVLDSFGIGEMDDVKDVRPQDIGANTYRSVLRDNPNLKIPNLERLGIANAAKMEIGNVKFSKDAVYGRANLMHFWCDTFYGHHELMGTYPKKPKTEPFSEAIDEVEKVLKNHGYSVERFGSPREVLIVNNCATIGDNLEADLGQVYNITGALDFISYENLLEIGKIVRGVVKVPRVITFGGKNVTIEDLKNAYECRDGLFGGINAPKSGVYRNGYQVQHMGYGIDSEVQLPKILEGVAKTVFIGKVADIVENPKGKSIFCVDSAKVMELLIEEIKSNENAFICANIQETDLAGHQEDPFKYGEKLEVVDRNLKKVIDLLDEDDILIITADHGNDPDIGHSNHTREKVPILIYKKGLNGIDIGERGSLSDIGQSVAEYFERHLPDNGESFLKKL; encoded by the coding sequence ATGAAAAGATTTGTAGTGTTAGTTTTAGATAGCTTTGGTATTGGAGAGATGGATGATGTAAAAGATGTTCGTCCCCAAGATATTGGAGCTAATACATATAGAAGTGTTTTAAGAGATAATCCAAATTTAAAAATACCTAATTTAGAAAGATTAGGTATAGCTAATGCAGCTAAAATGGAGATTGGGAATGTAAAGTTTTCAAAAGATGCTGTATACGGAAGAGCAAACCTTATGCACTTTTGGTGTGATACTTTCTATGGACATCATGAACTTATGGGAACTTATCCTAAAAAACCTAAAACAGAACCTTTTTCTGAAGCTATAGATGAGGTGGAAAAAGTTTTGAAAAATCACGGATACTCTGTGGAGAGATTTGGTTCTCCAAGAGAAGTTTTAATAGTGAATAATTGTGCTACTATAGGTGATAATTTAGAGGCAGATTTAGGACAAGTTTACAATATAACTGGAGCTTTAGATTTTATAAGTTATGAAAATCTATTAGAGATAGGAAAAATTGTAAGAGGAGTTGTAAAAGTTCCAAGAGTTATAACTTTTGGTGGAAAAAATGTGACAATTGAAGATTTGAAAAATGCGTATGAGTGTAGAGATGGACTTTTTGGAGGAATAAACGCTCCTAAATCTGGAGTTTATAGAAACGGTTATCAAGTTCAACACATGGGATATGGAATAGATAGTGAAGTACAGTTACCTAAAATTTTAGAAGGAGTTGCAAAAACTGTATTTATAGGTAAAGTTGCAGATATAGTTGAAAATCCAAAAGGGAAATCTATATTTTGTGTAGATAGTGCAAAGGTTATGGAGTTATTGATAGAAGAGATAAAATCTAATGAAAATGCTTTTATATGTGCTAATATACAGGAAACAGATTTAGCTGGACACCAAGAGGATCCTTTTAAATATGGAGAGAAACTTGAAGTTGTAGATAGAAACTTAAAAAAGGTTATAGATCTATTAGATGAAGATGATATATTAATAATTACTGCAGATCATGGAAATGATCCAGATATTGGTCATTCTAATCATACAAGAGAAAAAGTTCCAATTTTAATTTATAAAAAAGGTTTAAATGGAATAGATATAGGAGAGAGAGGTTCTCTTTCAGATATTGGTCAAAGTGTAGCTGAATATTTTGAAAGACATTTACCTGACAATGGAGAATCATTTTTAAAAAAGTTGTAG